In a single window of the Cucumis melo cultivar AY chromosome 11, USDA_Cmelo_AY_1.0, whole genome shotgun sequence genome:
- the LOC103499709 gene encoding beta-galactosidase 5-like: protein MRNLVFLVVFFFLSWSLHFRLTNCENVTYDGKALIINGQRKILFSGSIHYPRSAPDMWKSLIEKAKMGGLDVVDTYVFWNLHEPSPGIYDFEGRNDLVKFIKLVEKAGLYVHLRIGPYICAEWNFGGFPAWLKFVPGISFRTDNEPFKLAMAKFTKKIVQMMKDERLFQSQGGPIILSQIENEYETEDKKFGEAGFAYMNWAAKMAVQTDTGVPWVMCKQDDAPDPMINTCNGFYCDYFSPNKPYKPKFWTEAWTAWFNTFGGPNHKRPVEDLAFGVARFIQTGGSLVNYYMYHGGTNFGRTAGGPFITTSYDYDAPIDEYGLIRQPKFGHLKRLHDAVKLCEKALLTGEPHNYTLATYQKAKVYTSSSGDCAAFLSNYHWNNTARVTFNGRHYTLPPWSISILPDCKNVIYNTAQVQVQTNQLSFLPTRDESFSWETYSENISSIEDDSSMSYDGLLEQLNITKDTSDYLWYTTSVNVDPNESYLRGGKFPTLTATSKGHAMHVFINGKLAGSSFGTHDNSKFTFTGRINLQAGVNKVSLLSIAGGLPNNGPHYEEREMGVLGPVAIHGLDKGKMDLSRQKWSYKVGLKGENMNLGSPSSVQAVDWVKDLSKQENAEPLTWYKAYFDAPEGDEPLALDMGSMQKGQVWINGQNVGRYWTIIANGNCTDCSYSGTYRPWKCQFDCGHPTQQWYHVPRSWLMPTKNLIVVFEEVGGNPSRISLVKRSVTSICTEASQYLPVIKNVHMHQNYAELNEQNVLKINLHCAAGQFISAIKFASFGTPTGACGSHEQGTCHSPKSDSVLQKLCVGRRRCLATIPTSIFGEDPCPNLRKKLSAEVVCQPVAT, encoded by the exons atgagaaatttGGTGTTCCTcgtcgtcttcttcttcctctcttggTCTCTGCATTTTCGGTTAACAAACTGTGAAAATGTAACTTACGATGGGAAAGCTCTCATCATCAATGGCCAACGCAAAATCCTTTTCTCTGGCTCTATTCACTACCCCAGAAGTGCCCCTGAT ATGTGGAAAAGTTTGATTGAGAAGGCAAAAATGGGAGGATTAGATGTTGTCGATACTTACGTCTTTTGGAACCTTCACGAGCCTTCACCCGGAATT TATGATTTTGAGGGGAGGAATGATTTGGTGAAATTCATAAAATTAGTGGAAAAGGCAGGACTTTACGTTCATCTTCGCATTGGACCTTATATTTGTGCAGAATGGAATTTTGG GGGATTTCCAGCTTGGCTGAAGTTTGTGCCTGGAATTAGCTTTAGAACAGACAATGAACCCTTCAAG TTAGCAATGGCAAAATTCACCAAGAAAATAGTCCAAATGATGAAGGATGAACGTCTTTTCCAATCTCAAGGGGGACCTATAATTCTTTCTCAG ATCGAGAATGAATATGAGACAGAAGACAAGAAATTTGGAGAAGCTGGATTTGCTTACATGAATTGGGCTGCAAAAATGGCTGTTCAAACGGATACGGGTGTGCCTTGGGTTATGTGCAAACAAGACGATGCTCCCGATCCTATG ATCAATACATGCAATGGATTCTATTGTGACTATTTTTCACCAAACAAGCCTTACAAACCCAAATTTTGGACTGAGGCTTGGACTGCATG GTTTAACACTTTTGGCGGCCCAAATCACAAAAGGCCAGTTGAAGATTTGGCATTTGGAGTTGCAAGGTTCATACAAACAGGAGGCTCCCTAGTCAATTATTATATG TATCATGGTGGAACTAACTTTGGAAGAACTGCTGGGGGTCCTTTCATTACTACTAGCTATGATTATGATGCTCCAATTGATGAATATG GTTTGATCAGGCAACCGAAGTTTGGTCACTTGAAACGACTCCATGATGCCGTTAAGTTATGTGAAAAAGCTTTGCTTACCGGCGAACCTCATAACTATACATTGGCAACATACCAAAAG GCTAAGGTATACACTTCTAGCTCAGGAGATTGTGCTGCTTTTCTATCAAACTATCATTGGAATAACACCGCGAGGGTGACTTTCAATGGCAGACATTACACTCTTCCTCCTTGGTCCATCAGCATTCTTCCTGATTGCAAAAATGTCATATATAATACTGCCCAA GTTCAAGTTCAAACAAATCAGCTATCGTTTTTGCCAACACGAGATGAATCGTTTTCATGGGAGACCTATAGTGAAAACATATCTTCAATTGAAGACGATTCATCCATGTCTTACGATGGTCTTTTGGAGCAACTAAATATCACTAAAGACACCAGCGACTATCTTTGGTACACGACCAG TGTTAATGTAGATCCAAATGAATCCTATCTCCGTGGAGGGAAGTTTCCCACCCTCACTGCAACATCAAAAGGTCATGCTATGCATGTATTCATTAATGGAAAGCTAGCAG GGTCGAGCTTTGGAACTCACGACAACAGTAAATTTACGTTCACTGGAAGAATCAATTTGCAAGCTGGGGTGAACAAAGTTTCTCTGCTAAGCATTGCTGGAGGATTGCCA AACAATGGCCCCCATTATGAGGAGAGAGAAATGGGAGTGCTTGGACCAGTGGCTATACATGGATTGGACAAAGGAAAAATGGACTTATCTAGACAGAAATGGTCATATAAG GTTGGTCTGAAAGGAGAAAATATGAACCTGGGTTCTCCGAGCTCAGTTCAAGCAGTTGATTGGGTGAAGGATTTATCGAAGCAAGAAAATGCGGAACCACTTACTTGGTATAAG GCTTATTTTGATGCACCAGAAGGAGATGAACCTTTGGCTTTAGACATGGGTAGTATGCAGAAGGGTCAAGTGTGGATAAACGGGCAGAATGTCGGAAGATACTGGACTATTATTGCCAATGGAAACTGCACTGATTGTAGTTATTCGGGTACATACCGCCCGTGGAAATGCCAATTTGACTGTGGTCATCCGACTCAACAATG GTACCATGTTCCTCGATCTTGGTTGATGCCAACAAAAAATCTGATTGTGGTTTTTGAGGAGGTTGGTGGGAATCCTTCAAGGATTAGTCTTGTAAAGAGATCAGTTACAAGTATTTGTACTGAGGCATCTCAGTATCTCCCCGTCATCAAGAACGTGCACATGCATCAAAACTATGCAGAATTGAATGAGCAAAATGTGCTTAAGATTAACCTGCATTGTGCAGCTGGGCAGTTCATTTCAGCTATCAAATTTGCAAGCTTTGGAACTCCAACTGGAGCTTGTGGAAGTCATGAGCAGGGGACCTGTCATTCTCCAAAATCAGATTCTGTGTTGCAGAAG CTATGCGTTGGTCGACGAAGATGCTTGGCAACCATACCAACCAGCATTTTTGGAGAAGATCCATGTCCAAATTTAAGGAAAAAACTATCTGCTGAAGTTGTCTGCCAACCGGTAGCTACATAG